One genomic region from Nilaparvata lugens isolate BPH chromosome 3, ASM1435652v1, whole genome shotgun sequence encodes:
- the LOC111057150 gene encoding uncharacterized protein LOC111057150 isoform X1: MNSSNYSRRKLETVIEREMLSSSDSAAEASSSGRRGRSARPNPHHTQIHFFHKLYNDLPIVSTSFDLTSSIYKTVRGSNCISSRMLKTAERTADALKNSTNPIVNVFRGPLMTIDFLLCSTLDFVEDKVPAIKQTPTELYENTKWMVKYVCSGQCALDCVCRTCKHSFNTAYQLKNLVLCKPIEESKKVSEGRARALSRLRRRRQRRLYLNIQKYQLPRQD; encoded by the exons atgaacagCAGCAATTATTCTCGAAGGAAATTGGAAACAGTTATTGAAAGAGAAATGCTGTCAAGCAGCGACAGTGCAGCTGAAGCAAGCAGCAGTGGAAGGCGCGGCCGGTCTGCTCGGCCCAACCCTCACCACacacaaattcattttttccacAAACTCTACAACGACTTGCCCATCGTATCCACATCTTTCGACTTGACAAGCAGTATCTACAAAACTGTCAGG GGCTCGAACTGTATTTCAAGTCGCATGCTGAAGACAGCCGAGAGAACGGCAGACGCTTTGAAGAATTCCACCAATCCCATAGTCAACGTTTTCAGGGGCCCATTGATGACTATCGATTTTTTGTTATGTTCAACACTCGATTTTGTGGAAGACAAGGTTCCTGCTATCAAACAAACACCAACTGAG TTGTACGAGAACACGAAATGGATGGTAAAATACGTGTGCTCGGGGCAGTGTGCATTGGACTGCGTCTGTAGAACTTGTAAGCACAGCTTCAATACAGCCTACCAACTCAAGAATCTTGTTCTTTGCAAACCGATTGAAGAAAGCAAGAAAGTTAGTGAAG GAAGAGCCCGAGCCCTGAGCCGTCTTAGAAGACGGCGTCAAAGGCGGCTTTATCTGAACATTCAAAAGTACCAAC TGCCACGTCAAGACTGA
- the LOC111057150 gene encoding uncharacterized protein LOC111057150 isoform X2, which translates to MNSSNYSRRKLETVIEREMLSSSDSAAEASSSGRRGRSARPNPHHTQIHFFHKLYNDLPIVSTSFDLTSSIYKTVRGSNCISSRMLKTAERTADALKNSTNPIVNVFRGPLMTIDFLLCSTLDFVEDKVPAIKQTPTELYENTKWMVKYVCSGQCALDCVCRTCKHSFNTAYQLKNLVLCKPIEESKKVSEVPRQD; encoded by the exons atgaacagCAGCAATTATTCTCGAAGGAAATTGGAAACAGTTATTGAAAGAGAAATGCTGTCAAGCAGCGACAGTGCAGCTGAAGCAAGCAGCAGTGGAAGGCGCGGCCGGTCTGCTCGGCCCAACCCTCACCACacacaaattcattttttccacAAACTCTACAACGACTTGCCCATCGTATCCACATCTTTCGACTTGACAAGCAGTATCTACAAAACTGTCAGG GGCTCGAACTGTATTTCAAGTCGCATGCTGAAGACAGCCGAGAGAACGGCAGACGCTTTGAAGAATTCCACCAATCCCATAGTCAACGTTTTCAGGGGCCCATTGATGACTATCGATTTTTTGTTATGTTCAACACTCGATTTTGTGGAAGACAAGGTTCCTGCTATCAAACAAACACCAACTGAG TTGTACGAGAACACGAAATGGATGGTAAAATACGTGTGCTCGGGGCAGTGTGCATTGGACTGCGTCTGTAGAACTTGTAAGCACAGCTTCAATACAGCCTACCAACTCAAGAATCTTGTTCTTTGCAAACCGATTGAAGAAAGCAAGAAAGTTAGTGAAG TGCCACGTCAAGACTGA